From a single Streptomyces liliifuscus genomic region:
- the glmS gene encoding glutamine--fructose-6-phosphate transaminase (isomerizing), with the protein MCGIVGYVGSQSALDVVVAGLKRLEYRGYDSAGVAVLADGGMAAAKKAGKLANLEKELVERPLPTGSTGIGHTRWATHGGPTDANAHPHLDNAGRVAVVHNGIIENFAALRAELAERGHELTSETDTEVVAHLLAEEFSACADLAEAMRLVCRRLEGAFTLVAAHADEPDVVVGARRNSPLVVGVGEGEAFLASDVAAFIAHTRSAIELGQDQVVELRRDAVSVTGFDGRPAEVRPYHVDWDVSAAEKGGYDYFMLKEIAEQPKAVADTLLGRIDASGALSLDEVRISPSELREVDKVVVVACGTAFHAGLIAKYAIEHWTRIPCEVELASEFRYRDPILDARTLVIAISQSGETMDTLMALRHAREQGARVLAVCNTNGSTIPRESDAVLYTHAGPEVAVASTKAFLTQLVACYLVALYLGQVRGTKWGDEIQAVVRDLSRISCEVERVLETMEPVRELARSLAGKNTVLFLGRHVGYPVALEGALKLKELAYMHAEGFAAGELKHGPIALIEEDLPVVVVVPSPRGRSVLHDKIVSNIQEIRARGARTIVIAEEGDEAVVPYADHLIRIPATPTLLQPLVATVPLQVFACELATARGNEVDQPRNLAKSVTVE; encoded by the coding sequence ATGTGCGGAATCGTGGGATACGTGGGGTCGCAGTCGGCGCTCGATGTGGTGGTGGCCGGACTGAAGCGGCTGGAGTACCGGGGTTACGACTCGGCGGGCGTCGCGGTGCTCGCGGACGGCGGGATGGCCGCCGCGAAGAAGGCCGGGAAGCTCGCCAACCTGGAGAAGGAGCTGGTCGAGCGGCCGTTGCCGACCGGGTCCACGGGCATCGGGCACACGCGGTGGGCCACCCATGGAGGGCCGACCGACGCGAACGCCCATCCTCATCTCGACAACGCGGGGCGGGTCGCCGTCGTCCACAACGGCATCATCGAGAACTTCGCCGCCCTGCGCGCCGAGTTGGCGGAGCGGGGGCACGAGCTGACCTCCGAGACCGACACCGAGGTCGTCGCGCATCTGCTCGCCGAGGAGTTCTCCGCGTGCGCCGATCTCGCCGAGGCCATGCGGCTGGTGTGCCGGCGGCTGGAGGGCGCCTTCACGCTGGTCGCCGCGCACGCCGACGAGCCGGATGTGGTGGTGGGGGCCCGGCGCAACTCGCCGCTCGTGGTCGGGGTCGGGGAGGGCGAGGCGTTTCTCGCCTCCGATGTCGCGGCGTTCATCGCGCACACCCGGTCCGCCATCGAGCTCGGACAGGACCAGGTGGTCGAGCTGCGGCGGGACGCGGTGAGTGTCACCGGATTCGACGGACGACCTGCCGAAGTGCGCCCGTACCACGTCGACTGGGACGTGTCCGCCGCAGAGAAGGGCGGCTACGACTACTTCATGCTCAAGGAGATCGCCGAGCAGCCGAAGGCCGTCGCCGACACGTTGCTCGGGCGGATCGACGCGAGCGGGGCGCTCTCGCTCGACGAGGTCCGGATCTCCCCGAGCGAGCTGCGGGAGGTCGACAAGGTCGTGGTGGTGGCGTGCGGGACCGCCTTCCACGCCGGGCTGATCGCCAAGTACGCCATCGAGCACTGGACGCGGATCCCGTGCGAGGTGGAACTCGCGAGCGAGTTCCGGTACCGGGATCCGATCCTGGACGCGCGGACGCTGGTGATCGCCATCTCGCAGTCCGGGGAGACCATGGACACGCTGATGGCGCTGCGGCACGCGCGGGAGCAGGGGGCCAGGGTGCTGGCCGTCTGCAACACCAACGGGTCGACGATTCCGCGGGAGTCCGACGCGGTGCTCTACACGCACGCGGGTCCTGAGGTCGCGGTCGCCTCGACCAAGGCGTTCCTGACACAGCTCGTGGCCTGCTACCTGGTGGCCCTGTACCTGGGCCAGGTCCGCGGGACGAAATGGGGCGACGAGATCCAGGCCGTGGTCCGTGACCTGTCCCGGATCTCGTGCGAGGTCGAGCGGGTGCTGGAGACGATGGAGCCGGTGCGGGAGCTTGCGCGGTCCCTCGCCGGGAAGAACACGGTGCTGTTCCTGGGGCGGCACGTGGGGTATCCGGTGGCGCTGGAGGGCGCGCTCAAGCTCAAGGAACTCGCCTACATGCATGCCGAGGGCTTCGCGGCGGGGGAGCTGAAGCACGGGCCGATCGCCCTGATCGAGGAGGATCTGCCGGTGGTTGTCGTCGTGCCGTCGCCTCGGGGGCGGTCCGTGTTGCACGACAAGATCGTGTCGAACATCCAGGAGATCCGGGCGCGGGGGGCTCGGACGATCGTGATCGCGGAGGAGGGGGACGAGGCGGTGGTTCCCTACGCGGATCACCTGATCCGCATCCCTGCGACACCGACGTTGCTTCAGCCGCTGGTGGCGACCGTTCCCTTGCAGGTGTTCGCGTGCGAGTTGGCCACCGCCCGGGGCAACGAGGTGGATCAGCCGCGGAACCTGGCGAAGTCGGTGACGGTGGAGTAG